The DNA segment CGTGAGCGACTGGCTGTTGTCGATCACGCGATCCACGGATTTGCCCGCCGTGATGGCGTTCACGATCTTGTCGAAGAAGACATGGTCGCCGCCCACGATGTCGACCTTGGCGTTCTTGAGCGCTTCGGCGACCACCATGGCCTGGCTGGACGCGATGTCTTTCTGAATGTGGATGGACGCGAGTTCGACATCCTTCTCCTTGTTGAGGCGGAGCTTGAACTCTTCGTGCTCGCGACCGACGCCATCGAATATCTTCATGGCTTCGGCTTTCTCGGTGATGCCCTTGGCCTCGGCCTCGAACTTCAGTTCCATGACCTTGGCTTCCGCAGTGCCTTGTTTCTCGGCAGCAGCAGCCTTCGCTTCGAGCACCTTGGCCTCGGCAATGCCTTGCTTCTCCGTTGCGACGGCGCGTGCTTCGAGCACTTGCGCTTCGCCCAAGCCAGGAGCCGCAGTTTCGACAACGACGGCTTCTGCCAGACGCTTCTTGGCGACGGATTCGCGCTCAGCAGCGGTTTGCTTCGCCTCGGCGGTGATGATGACTTCTTCGGCGTGAATCTCGGCCGCTTTCTTGGAAGCTTCCGCATTCTTCACCATGCGATACATGTCCTCTTCCGCCTTAAGCTCCGCGGCTTTCTTGGAAGCTTCGGCAGCCTTGATCTCTTTGACCAAGCCTTCTTCCGCTTCCATCGCGGCCTTGGTGAGTGTGACGGTCTTGGCGCGATCGGCACCGGCAAAGGCTTCGGTGTCCTTGATGCGTTCCTTCTCAGCCACGACGGCTTTCTCCACCATCACGCGTTCGCGGATGACGTCTTGAATCTTCTTCTGCTCGATCTCGATGACCTTGGTCTTCTCAATATCGGCCAGGGTGACGACGCGTTCGCGCTCGGTGACTTCCAGCAGGCGATCCTTCTCCACGCGCTCGGTTTCCACCGCGTTCGTGCGCTCCTTGTTCTTTTGCGCGACGATGATCTGGCGGTTCTTGTTCTCTTCCGCGATGGCCACTTCCTCTTCCGTGGCGATGCGTGCTTGTTCGGATTTCAACCGGTTCTCCTGCTGCACCTTGATGGCTTCTGCCGTTTCGCGGGCGGTGATGGCGGCGACTTCGCGTTTCTGCTTCTCCGTCGCTTCGGCGAGCTGGCGGTTGAGTTCGAGGATGGCTTCTTGAGCTTCGACGTCCTGCTTCTTGATCACTTTCTCGCGATCACGCGCGATATGGTTCGCCAGCTTTGCCTGCGTGGCGGTGAGCTCGGTGATCTTCTTGATGCCCTCGGCATCGAGGATGTTGTTCGGGTTCAGGAATTCGAGCGGCGTTTGCTCGAGGTAATCGATGGCGGCGTCATCCAGCACATAGCCGTTCAAGTCTGTGCCGATGATGCGGAGGATCTGCTCACGGAATTTCTCGCGTGAGTTGTAGAGCTCCACGAAATCAAACTGGCGACCGACAGTTTTCAACGCCTCGGAGAACTTCGCCTCGAACAGTTCGGCGATGGCGGTGCGATCAGACGCGCGCACACAACCGATGGTCTGTGCTACGCGGAGCACGTCCTGCTCGGTCTTGTTCACGCGCACGAAGAAGGCCACGGAGATGTCCGCACGGACGTTATCCATGCAAATCAGGCCTTGCTGGCCGCGACGGTTGATCTCCAGTCGCGTGACGGAGATGTCCATGTATTCCGCCTTGTGAAAGACGGGATAGATGAGCTTGCCGGAAAAGGTGACGCTGGTGCCGCCCGCGCCGTTCTTCACGAGCGCCTGCCCCTGCTGCACCTTGCGGAAACAGATGGTGTAAACGGCCAGCGTGCCGAGCACGGCCAGCCCCAATACTCCCAAGACGACGAATACTAGTGGACCCATAGCTTTGCTTTCTCTCTGCTTTGTTTCTCTATCAGTTGCGGACTACGAAATAGATGCCGGAAGATTTGTCCTCGCGCACGACTTGCACGCGGTCTCCCTGCTTGTAAATTTTCCCGTTCTCGCTGCGCGCCTGCACGGTCAGGGGCGCGCCTTTGATGTCAATGTTGATCGTGCCGAATTTGCCATCCAGCTCGCTGGTCATCACGGTGCCGACGAGGCCGACCATCGGCGGTGCCTTGTCATAATCCGTGTTCAGGTAGCGGTTCATCTTCGCGAACGGCTTCGCGACGAAGTGCGTGATAATGGCCGTCACCAGCAAGTTGGGAACGAACAAGCCCAGTGCCATGAGCACCGTATGATCAGGATTGAAAAAGCGGTTCACAAGGATCGCAAAGATCCACATGCACAGCACCATGATCGTGACGACGCTCATCGCCGGGGCTTCGCCGATGTTCAAAAACTTGAGCACGGGTTGCAGCACGCCCTCATCCTCGCCTCCTCCTTCAGTCCCCCCGGCAGCGTCACCCACACCATCGCCACCGTCGAAGAAAGGGAGATCGATATCGATCATCCCGATGAGCACGAGCAGCCAGTATAGAACGACGCCGCCGAGCATGACGGTGAAAGGCAGGTTGATCCACGCAAGTGAATCTCTGAACAGTTCCCAGGTTGATACGATCATGACATTGTCGCTTTATTCATTGTCATCGCAAACCTCAGTGCGAAGACGTTTGCCTTCCTTATTTCTCTGCTCCCGGGTGTCCCGGTCCGGGAGTCACTTCGACGTGTGCATCAAACCAGATGCAGCCGCGAGCAGCATCTATAAATTCGTGATCCGTTTGTAAGTAACTCATGAGCAGGAAAGGAAGCAGTGGTTGGGTGCTTCGTTGCTCAATGAGTGAAGGGTTGTCGGTTTGGGGAGGAGTTTCAAGTTTTCAGTGTTCAGTTTTCAGCCGGTTGCGCCGGAGGCCAAAAGTTTCGTGTTTCTAGTTTTGAGTTTCGGGTTGGGAACTGACCACGGAGGTCCGGAGAACACGGAGTTCCAAGATGAAGAAAGAAGAGAGCGAGTTTTGATCCCTGCCCCACTGAAAACTGATTACTGATAACTGAAAACTTCCTCAATCCAGCTCTCGGTCAGCGAGGTCTTGTTCGTCCAGGCCGAGGTAGTGGCCGAGTTCATGGAGGAAGGTGGTTTGCACTTCTTCGCGGTAGAGCTCGGGGTCGTTCTCGCTGAATTCGCGGATGTTCTCCAGATACAGGATGATCTGGGCGGGGATGACTTCAGGGCTGGCAACGCTATCCGGGAAAGGCTGGCCTACGAAGAGGCCGAGGGTGTCGGGTTCGATGTCATCGGCGATCAGCTCGGGCGAAGGCGTTCGCTCGTAAGTGATGGGCAGCTTGATGACGTGTTCGCGCAGATCCTCAGGGAGTTCAGCAATGGTGGTTTCGACGGTTTTCTGCGCGACTTCCAGCCATTGAGGCCAGTCTTCACCGTCGAAGGGCGAGCTCATGCGGTCGGGGATTTTGCCGTAGCGGCTTTGCTGCGACGGGATTGTTGGAAGCGCTTGAGCGTGGCCGGGTTCTTTTCCAGGAACGTGGCGAGGTCGGCGAGGCATTCGAGTGTGACGGGACTCAAATGGTGTTCAATGCCTTCGATATCGCGTTTCTGCGTTTCTTCATCGAGTTCCAGCAGGGAGAAGAAGCGGGAGAGCGTCTCGTGCCGGCTGCGGATGAAGCGGGCTACTTCGCGGCCTTTTTCCGTGAGGACGAGGCCACGGTATTTGACGTAATCCAAATAGCCGAGATCGCCAAGCTTCTGGACCATTCCGGTCACGGAAGCCTGGCGCACCTTGAGAGACGAGGCGATGTCCACCACTCGGGCGTAACCTTTTTCCTCGATCAGCTCATGGATGCGCTCCAGATAATCTTCCGCACTTTGGCTGGGGCCTGCAGGCATGTTGGAGCCAATAAAGCATCGGTATGCGGGGAGTTTCAAGTGTTCTGTGTGAAGATTCAGCAGGAAGAACCTTTGAATAGGGTGTGCGTGAGCCGTCAGTGCCTCACCCCACCCGTCTCACTTGCCGAGGCAAAACTGGCTGAAGATCGAATCTAGCAAATCCTCAGTCGTCGTCTTGCCTACGATCTCTCCCACCGCACCCGCAGCTATGCGCAACTCCATCGCCACCACTTCGAGTGTCTGGTCCATCTGCAAGCCCGCGATGCTCTGCTGCGTTGCTCTCCGTGCGCGTTGCAGCGCCTCCTGATGCCGGGAATTGATCATGACTTGCAACATCTCCGCACGGATTTGCCCGCCCCATACCTGTCTCTCAATAGCCTCTTTCAAGCCCTCGATCCCCTCGCCCGTCCGGCACGAGACACTGACCGTCGCTTCATTGATTGCTGGTGGCAGATCCAGCTTTCGCGGCAGATCCAGCTTGTTTAAAATCACCAGCCGCTTTTTCCCGGCGAACTCTTGGAGGAACTGTTCGTCCGCTGCCGTCAGCGGCTCAGATGCGTCCAGGAGATGCAGGATCAAATCGGCCTTTTCAAGCGTCGCCAGGCTGCGTCTTACGCCTTCTTGCTCGATGACATCCATCGCCTCGCGCAAGCCCGCAGTGTCGATGAATACCACCGGGATGCCGCGGATATTCGCGGTCTCCTCGATCGTATCCCGGGTCGTGCCCGCGATCGGCGATACGATGGCCCGCTCGTGCCCGAGCAGTTGGTTCAGCAGACTGGACTTGCCCGCGTTCGGCCTGCCGATGATCGCCGCGCGGATGCCGCGTCGCAAGATCTGCCCCTCGTTCGCCGTGCGCAGGAGCTGATCCATGAAGGCAGCGGCTGCCGCCAGCTTTTTTACCAGTTGCTCACGGGTATCCGGTGCGATGTCCTCATCTGGAAAGTCGATGTGCGCCTCCACATGCGCCAGCGTGCGCATCAAATCATCGCGCACTTGATTGATACGGTGGGAAAGTTTGCCTTCCAATTGCTCCTGAGCGGCAGTCAGCGCCAGTTCCGTCCGAGCATGGATCAGGTCCGCGACCGCCTCCGCCTGAGTCAGGTCGATGCGCCCATTCAGAAACGCCCGTTTTGTGAACTCACCCGGCTGCGCCAGCCGCGCTCCGGCGGCGAGGACTGTGTCCAGGACCGCCTTGGCCGCGAGCAAGCCGCCGTGGCAACTGATCTCCACTACATCCTCCCGCGTGAAGGTGCGCGGCGCCAGCATCACCGCCAGCATCACTTCGTCCACGTGCATGCCGTTCCGTATGATGTAGCCGTAGTGCAACGTGTGGGAGGCCGCTGCTGAAGGCTTCACTTCGCTCTTGCCCGGCGCTTGAAAACACCGGTCCGCCACTGCCAAAGCCTGCGGCCCGCTGAGACGGATGACCGCCAATCCGCCTTCACCCAGAGGTGTCGCGATCGCGGCAATGGTATCTTCGGCAAACATGGCTGATCACTTGCGGCACGTGCCCTTGGTCGGCTCCATGCCCTGTAACAGCTGGCGCGCCTTTTCGTAACTTTTCCGTTGCAGGAAATGGACCAATTCCGGGTCCGTTCCTGGTGGCAACTGGCGTGCCAGCGTTTCCAGCCGGTCGAAGACAGGCAGCAAGTTCGGCTTCGGGTTCGCCGTCCTCATCTGCGCCACCTTCTCCTCCAAGTCGAGGAGCGTCGCGAGAATCGCCTTTTCCGTATCGTTCATACGTATTGGATAGCGTACCCCGGAGGAAATGACCAAGGAGTTTCAAGTGTTCGATACCGTGGAGACACAGAAGCCGCTGAAGGGCAGACCGGAAGAGGCGGCTCAGAGATCTGATGGCGCTTGACGGGGGTTGTCCGCAGTAGGATGGTCCAAGTGTTACAAAGGAAATCATTATGCAAACCGTGACGTCTGCACGTTCTGCTACCGCTGCTTCATCATCATCCACTTTTCGCCGTCACCCTCTCATGGCCTTTGCGGGACTGCTGGTCCTGGGGCTTTTGATCGCTTGGGGGCAGCAGTTGAGGGCGGCGGAGGCGGCCAAGAATAAGTCCTGGTCTGGTACGTGGAATAACAAGAAGTATAACACGACGGGGGAGTTGACATGTGCGATCATCGGGGAGCAGAACGGGCAATGGATCGCGCGGTTCACGGGCACGGGTTTGGGCAAGCCGTTCAACTACACCGCACTCATCACGCACAAGACCGTAGGTACGAACACCACGATGCAAGGGACGACGCGGGTGGATGGCGATATGTATAATTGGACCGGCACGATCAGTGGTCAGAACATGACGGGCGGTTTTCGCTCCACGACGGGGAATAACGGGCAATTTGTCTTGAAGGAGAAGAAGTAGCCGAGCCTTTTCATCACGGAGGCATTGAGGGCGCGGAGATTTGTCTATGAAGACGGCGAAAGTTAAAGTTTACGCGGTGAGGCTGGCCTGGACCTTGGCTGTGTTGCTAGGGCTAGGACTCTTGGTCGGCGTATGGCTGCCGGATATCATCTTCGCTCCACGCATGACTTTGGCGAAGAAGACGTTGGCGGATGGGACAAGTTTTAAGGTGATCCAGTATTGGAACCGCAGTGATTTTTATTCCACGGAATTGCACATCAAAAGAATTGCTGGGGCAGACGAGATGGTAACTCTTGATGGAGATGATGCGAAGAGCTGGTGGGTGCCCTTACAGGTTGATGAGGGGGCGCGCTCCGTGACGGTCACGCTGGGTATCGGCAGGAGCAGTCAGGTCAATTACTGAGAGCCTGGATGCCAAATTCCAAAAGCTGACAAAACTTCTAGTGGGTTTTCTGCCGCATTTTTGAGAGGCTTGGCGTGTGGGCATTGAGCTTAACAAAGCCAGTTCGAGCGCTGCATCCCAGATGGGCATGGGTTGTCTGGTCTTGTTCGCATTGCCATTCGCTGCCGCCGGGACTGGCATGCTGATTGGCGGTATCAGCAAGCTCACGGCCGGTCGGATGAAGGATGGAGGCGTGCTCACTTTGATGGGCGCGGTGTTCTCGCTGGTGGGTTATGGGATGATCATCGGCGGCATCTATGGATGGCGTCATGAGAAAGCCAAGACGAAGCGCAAGGACGCGCATCCGACGGAGCCTTGGCGTTGGCGGGAGGATTGGGCGCAAGGGCGGGTGGACTCGCAGGGGAAATCGAGTGCGATCGCGATCTGGGCATTTGCCATCATCTGGAATCTGATCTCGTCGTCGGTGTTCTTTGCGCTGCCTCAAGAGTTGGCGAAAGGGAACAAGGGAGTGCTGGTGGCGCTGATCTTTCCGGTGATCGGTGCGTTTCTGTTGTTCGGTGCGCTCTATACCACGCTGCAACGGCGCAAGTATGGGCAGCCGGTGTTCAAGCTCTTGAGCACGCCGTGTGTCATCGGTGGTCAGGCGACGGGGATGATCGAGATACCGGCGAAGGTGAAGGCGGCGAGCGGATTCAAGGTGCGCCTGCAATGTGTCGAGAAACTCACGACGGGCAGCGGCAAGAACCGCTCCACGCGCGAGAGCACAATCTGGCAGGACGCTGCGACGGTGACGCAAGATTTGCTGGGACATCAGCAGGACAAGACGGGCATCCCGGTGCAATTCGCGATCCCCGCTTCTGCACCGGAAGCATCGCGAGAGGTGTGCAATCCATCGATCCACTGGCGATTGACGGTGGAGGCGGATGTGCCGGGTGTGGACCTGAATGAGACGTTTGAGCTGCCGGTGTTTCGCACGGCGGATTCGCCCGCCGCGACAGGTGAAGTGCTGGATGCGACACCGCGTTGGGAGAAATCGGTGGAAGCTTACACGCCGCCAACGGGCAGTCGTGTGAAGGTGCAGCCTCAGCCTAGTGGCGGATGCGCGGTGGTGTTTCCGGCTGCACGCAATGTGGGGGCGATATTGTTTCTGCTGGTGTTCGCTGGAGCATTCAGCGGAGTGGTCGCAGTCACGATTGTGAAAAAAGCGCCGATCATTTTTCCGATCGTGTTCGGACTCTTTGATGCGTTGATGCTGCTGGGACTCTTCAACATGTTGCTGCACTCGAGCCGCGTGGAGGCGGATGCGAATGGCGTGCGGCTCTTTGATAGCTGGGTGTTCTACAAGAAAGAGAGCCGTTATGTGGCTGGTGAGATAGCCGATGTGGTGCTGAAGAAGGGAATGCAATCGGGCAAGACGGTTTATTATGATGTGCAGTTGCGATTGAGTTCGGGAACGGAGATCGGGCTGGGGAGTTCGGTGCCGGATGGGGAACATGCGGCATGGATCGCGGCGGTGATACGGCAGGCGGTGGGGGTGGAGAAAAAATAGTTTCGAGTTTCTGGTCGGGAGTTTCTTGTTTTGAGTCGAGTCGAGCCGGAGGCCGGCACTCCGGATAATGTGCTGGCGTGGATGACGCTTCCGGTGTTTCGTTTCTTGGACGTGAGTAATAAAGCGAAGAAAAAAGTTCTGAAGACCAAGCCCGTTCATCATGCCCTCGCGGAGATGGAGACGGTGCTGTATGGCGAGCGGGATATTTTGCAGCGGGTGAAGGAGCTGGCGCAGGACATCGAGCGGGATTATGCGGGGAAGGATTTGGTGGTGGTATCGTTGCTGAATGGCACGGTGATGTTTCTCGCGGATCTGGTGCGGTATCTGAATCTGCCGTTGCGGCTCGATTTCATGGGCGTGTCCAGCTACGGCAAGGGGACGAAGTCTGGCAAGCTGGTGTTCACGAAGGAGCTGAAGCTGGATGTGAAAGGGCGCGATGTGTTGCTGGTGGACGATATTCTGGATACGGGCAAAACGCTTTCACTCGTGACGAAGAAGTTGAAGAAGCTCAAACCGAAGAGCCTGAAGATCTGTGTGCTCTTGAGCAAATCAGCGCGGCGCGAGGAGAAGGTGACGGCGGATTACATCGGCTTCGAGATACCGGATGCCTTTGTGGTGGGGTATGGATTGGATTTTGCGGAACGGTATCGGAACCTGCCGTTCATCGGCATCTTGAAGCCGGAGATCTATCAAGCGGTGGAGAAGAAATGAGATGATCACGAAGGTCCATTTTTACTCCTACTTCAAGGAGCTGACGGGTTGCGCGGAGACTGCTGTGGAACTCGCGGAGGGGGCTACGATCGAGCAGCTTTATGCGGAATTGATCCGACGTTTTCCGAAGCTGGCGGCGATGAATCATTCCACGCTGATCGCGGTGGGTGTGGAGTATCAAGGGCGCAGTTATGTGTTGAAGGCGGGGGATGAGGTGAGTTTGTTCCCGCCAGTGCAGGGGGGATAAAATAAAGCGGAATTATTCCATGACAATGTCCGCAAACATTTACGAGAGCGATGTGTACTCCCTCTCTCCTAGGGGTGAGGGGAAGAGAGTATGCTGTGCCAGTGGTATTCCCGGTTTTTGTATATGGAGTGTTCCTTCCCCCTCATCCCGGCCTTCTCCCTTAGGGAGAAGGAGTAACATTTACCATCTGCGGGGATATTATCACGCTTGGCTATTGTCCGTTTATTTTGTGAAAAGATGAAACGTGAATTGACCATCACGAAGGAAGTGATCGATGAGGCGCAGCTGGTTGCCGGCCGGACGATGTCGCATGGGATGGGGGCGGCGATCTACTTTGCGGGGGTGGTGCGGGCGGCAGAGGGAAAGGAGACGATCCGTGCGATCGATTATGAGGCGTTCGAGGTGATGGCGCGGCATCAGTTCGGCAAGATTTTCAATGAGGTGGAGAAGCGTTGGCCAATCGAGTCGGTGCGGCTTATCCATCGCGTCGGGGTGGTGGGGGTGAATGAGGCGTCGCTGTGGATCGAGATCATTTCACCGCATCGTGGTGAGGCGTTCGCGGCGTGCCAGTGGATCATCGAGGAGATGAAACGCGTGGTGCCGATCTGGAAGAAACCGGTGATTTGAGGCGGCGAGACTCAGTTCTGCCGCCGGGGGATTGAATAATGCCCCCATTCCTCTGCGTCTTACCATTGTTCAAGATTGACCCGGCAGGCGATTGGAGTAACTTCGCCTCTACCCGTTGATCCCCGAAAACAAACATAGGCTTTATGTCGCAACAAACGAACCATCCCTCGTCCGGCGATAACCGCCGGAGTTTCATAAAAAAAGCGGCCATCGTCACCGCTGCTGTCGCTGCCAATCCTTTCAAGACTCCCGTCTACGGCCAAAACAAGGCGCCCTCGACTGGTCGCGTGATCGGTGCGAATGACCGCATCAATGTCGGCTTCGTCGGCATCGGCGGCCAGGGCTTCAACGCCCACGTCCGCCAGATGAAGGAAAAAGCGGGCGAACACAACATCGCACAAGTCGCCGTCTGCGATGTCTCCAAGCACCGCATCGCGATGGCCAAGGAATTCATCCTCAAAGACAACACCGACGCGAAGGTGGATGCCTACGAGGATCACCGCAAGATGATGGAGCGGAATGATATCGATGCCATCGTCTGCGCCACCGTCGATCACTGGCACACGCGCGTTTCATTGGACGCCCTCAATTCCGGCAAGCATGTGTATGTGGAGAAGCCGATGACCCGTTATCTCGGCGAAGCGTTCCAGCTCTATGATGCCGTGAAGAAGACCGGCAAGATCTTGCAGGTCGGTTCCCAAGGCTGCTCGGATAAGAAGTGGCACAAGGCCGCCGAGTGGATCAAAGCGGGCAAAATCGGCCCCATCGTCATGAGCCAGGGCTCGTACATGCGCAACAGCCCCTACGGCGAATGGAACTACACCATCCAGCCGTGGCTCACGAAGGAAGACGTCAACTGGAAGACCTGGATCTCCGGTGTGAAGAAAGGCACGGACTTCAATCCGGACCACTACTTCCGCTGGCGCAAATATTACCCTTATTGCTCCGGCCTTCTCGGCGACCTCTTCCCGCACAAGCTGCATCCCTACATGCTCGCTACCGGCAATCCGGAATTCCCGGTGCGCGTGGCTGCCTTGGGCTCGAAGAAATTCCAGACCGACCTCAAGAAGGAAGGCCGTCCTGCCGACAAGCAGACGGAATACGTCCGCGACGTGGAAGAGATCATCCAGCTCATCGCCGAGTTCCCGAGCGGCTACGTGATGCACATCACCAGCAGCACGGTGAATGAACAAGGCACGCAGGAGATGATCCGCGGCCACCACGCCACGCTCACCATGGCGGGCAACAAGGTGGAACTGAAGCCCGAGCGTCCGTTCGCTGACGAGATCGATCCGGAAACCAGCGAAGGCTTCCCGGGCGAGAGCGTTCCGGCGCATCACAAGAACTGGTTCGCGGCCATCCGTGGGCAGGAGAAGGCGAATGCAGGAATCGAACTCGCCACGCGCGTGCAGACGGTCATCTCGCTGGCCGAGATGAGCGATCGCCTCGGCGTCATGTGCTACTTCAACGAGAAGACCCGCAAGGTCACCGATGGTTCGGGCAAAGAGATTAAGCTGCTCGACTACGATACCGAAGTGCAGATGCAGAAGGCGTAATCGCTCTGATAGACTTCAAAGCCCGCAAGGCAACGAGCCTTGCGGGCTTTTGCTTTTCAGTTCCCCGTGAATTCGTGAGGGGGAAAAGCAGTCAAACCCCTGAAAACAGCTTTGCCTCACCGCAAAAAGCTGCCATTTTAGCAGCCAATCCTATTTTATTACGCATGGAACGCAGACAGTTAATCGCCGCCGTCATGGGCGCAGCTCTGGCCACCACGTCAGTGCTCGCTCAAACTCCGCCCGCTCCCAAGGCTCCTGAGAAAAAAGCCGAAGCCAAACCCGCCAAGCCCGAGGTCACCACGACCAAGTGGGACGCGATGGATGTCGGCCCGTTCTTCTCCGGCTATCTCATCACCCAGCCGGTGAACGGCAAGACGCAGAGCGGCCAGATGCTCGCGCTCAAAACCCTCTCCATCAAGCTGGCGGCCGATAACAAGGCTTCTGCCGCCTTCGATACCCAACTGATGCGCATGGCCTATGCGTGGACGGATGGTTTCATCAAGTTGCCCGTGAAGCGTGATGGTCTGGAAGGTTTTCCTGAAGTCATCGGTAACACTGTGTTCGCCACGCAACGCATCCCCGGCTGGGCAGATGCCAAGGGCAGCTTCACCGATCCGCGTGAACGTTATGAAGGCCAGGGCGAACCCGTCGGCGCCATGCCGCATAATTGGCTCAAGTGGCGCGGCCATTACCTGAATGGCGATAAAGTCGTCCTCTCCTATCTCGTGAACGGTGCTGGTGTGCTGGAGCATCCTTCGGCTGAGTTCAGCAACGGGCAGACGGTCATCACGCGCACGTTCTCGATGGATGCGACTAAGAATGAGAATGTGTTGTTCCTTTTTGATGCGCCGCATACGGCTCCCAAGATCGAGGGCAACAAGATCACGTTGACCACGCAGGATGGTGGGGCGGCGATCATCGCCAGCTTGAGCGGCAATTCTGCGGGCAAATTCGAACGCACACCGGAAGGCAAAGTCCTGCTGCGTTTGCCCGCTGGTAAGGCGGTTGATTTCAAAGTCTCCATCTGGAGCGGTGCCA comes from the Verrucomicrobiia bacterium genome and includes:
- a CDS encoding metallopeptidase family protein encodes the protein MSSPFDGEDWPQWLEVAQKTVETTIAELPEDLREHVIKLPITYERTPSPELIADDIEPDTLGLFVGQPFPDSVASPEVIPAQIILYLENIREFSENDPELYREEVQTTFLHELGHYLGLDEQDLADRELD
- a CDS encoding Gfo/Idh/MocA family oxidoreductase, which translates into the protein MSQQTNHPSSGDNRRSFIKKAAIVTAAVAANPFKTPVYGQNKAPSTGRVIGANDRINVGFVGIGGQGFNAHVRQMKEKAGEHNIAQVAVCDVSKHRIAMAKEFILKDNTDAKVDAYEDHRKMMERNDIDAIVCATVDHWHTRVSLDALNSGKHVYVEKPMTRYLGEAFQLYDAVKKTGKILQVGSQGCSDKKWHKAAEWIKAGKIGPIVMSQGSYMRNSPYGEWNYTIQPWLTKEDVNWKTWISGVKKGTDFNPDHYFRWRKYYPYCSGLLGDLFPHKLHPYMLATGNPEFPVRVAALGSKKFQTDLKKEGRPADKQTEYVRDVEEIIQLIAEFPSGYVMHITSSTVNEQGTQEMIRGHHATLTMAGNKVELKPERPFADEIDPETSEGFPGESVPAHHKNWFAAIRGQEKANAGIELATRVQTVISLAEMSDRLGVMCYFNEKTRKVTDGSGKEIKLLDYDTEVQMQKA
- the mnmE gene encoding tRNA uridine-5-carboxymethylaminomethyl(34) synthesis GTPase MnmE, with protein sequence MFAEDTIAAIATPLGEGGLAVIRLSGPQALAVADRCFQAPGKSEVKPSAAASHTLHYGYIIRNGMHVDEVMLAVMLAPRTFTREDVVEISCHGGLLAAKAVLDTVLAAGARLAQPGEFTKRAFLNGRIDLTQAEAVADLIHARTELALTAAQEQLEGKLSHRINQVRDDLMRTLAHVEAHIDFPDEDIAPDTREQLVKKLAAAAAFMDQLLRTANEGQILRRGIRAAIIGRPNAGKSSLLNQLLGHERAIVSPIAGTTRDTIEETANIRGIPVVFIDTAGLREAMDVIEQEGVRRSLATLEKADLILHLLDASEPLTAADEQFLQEFAGKKRLVILNKLDLPRKLDLPPAINEATVSVSCRTGEGIEGLKEAIERQVWGGQIRAEMLQVMINSRHQEALQRARRATQQSIAGLQMDQTLEVVAMELRIAAGAVGEIVGKTTTEDLLDSIFSQFCLGK
- a CDS encoding MoaD/ThiS family protein → MITKVHFYSYFKELTGCAETAVELAEGATIEQLYAELIRRFPKLAAMNHSTLIAVGVEYQGRSYVLKAGDEVSLFPPVQGG
- the mntR gene encoding transcriptional regulator MntR — translated: MPAGPSQSAEDYLERIHELIEEKGYARVVDIASSLKVRQASVTGMVQKLGDLGYLDYVKYRGLVLTEKGREVARFIRSRHETLSRFFSLLELDEETQKRDIEGIEHHLSPVTLECLADLATFLEKNPATLKRFQQSRRSKAATAKSPTA
- a CDS encoding flotillin family protein, which produces MGPLVFVVLGVLGLAVLGTLAVYTICFRKVQQGQALVKNGAGGTSVTFSGKLIYPVFHKAEYMDISVTRLEINRRGQQGLICMDNVRADISVAFFVRVNKTEQDVLRVAQTIGCVRASDRTAIAELFEAKFSEALKTVGRQFDFVELYNSREKFREQILRIIGTDLNGYVLDDAAIDYLEQTPLEFLNPNNILDAEGIKKITELTATQAKLANHIARDREKVIKKQDVEAQEAILELNRQLAEATEKQKREVAAITARETAEAIKVQQENRLKSEQARIATEEEVAIAEENKNRQIIVAQKNKERTNAVETERVEKDRLLEVTERERVVTLADIEKTKVIEIEQKKIQDVIRERVMVEKAVVAEKERIKDTEAFAGADRAKTVTLTKAAMEAEEGLVKEIKAAEASKKAAELKAEEDMYRMVKNAEASKKAAEIHAEEVIITAEAKQTAAERESVAKKRLAEAVVVETAAPGLGEAQVLEARAVATEKQGIAEAKVLEAKAAAAEKQGTAEAKVMELKFEAEAKGITEKAEAMKIFDGVGREHEEFKLRLNKEKDVELASIHIQKDIASSQAMVVAEALKNAKVDIVGGDHVFFDKIVNAITAGKSVDRVIDNSQSLTTVRDTFFNSDPEYFREQFKGFTSQFGLTSEDLKNLTVSAALAQMISLSDNTETKGALERLLNAAKRFGVQDEKVAKVAAMKTV
- the hpt gene encoding hypoxanthine phosphoribosyltransferase — encoded protein: METVLYGERDILQRVKELAQDIERDYAGKDLVVVSLLNGTVMFLADLVRYLNLPLRLDFMGVSSYGKGTKSGKLVFTKELKLDVKGRDVLLVDDILDTGKTLSLVTKKLKKLKPKSLKICVLLSKSARREEKVTADYIGFEIPDAFVVGYGLDFAERYRNLPFIGILKPEIYQAVEKK
- a CDS encoding molybdenum cofactor biosynthesis protein MoaE, which produces MKRELTITKEVIDEAQLVAGRTMSHGMGAAIYFAGVVRAAEGKETIRAIDYEAFEVMARHQFGKIFNEVEKRWPIESVRLIHRVGVVGVNEASLWIEIISPHRGEAFAACQWIIEEMKRVVPIWKKPVI